Proteins from one Caulobacter sp. X genomic window:
- a CDS encoding alpha/beta fold hydrolase encodes MPYLVVRRAHALSEREEAMLKAHAVSEVGVGEPPLVLLHGFGTDQTIWSRMAPDLSAKRRVILYDHIGSGASDFARYDADRYRGLEGYADDLVKILEALDLRDASIVGHSVSGMISLLASLRTDRIGRLIMIGASPRYLNDAGYEGGFDPKDVEDFLGLMELDFQGWARALAPRVMDQPDNPALTQELVFSFSRENAELTRRFAEATFMSDHRAHLSACKVPTAVLQAKADVVVPLAAARFLADHIPHARLEVMDVRGHYPQLSAPATVVAAIERFLAETPS; translated from the coding sequence ATGCCGTATCTGGTCGTCCGGCGGGCCCACGCCTTGTCCGAACGCGAAGAGGCCATGCTCAAGGCGCACGCCGTGAGCGAGGTGGGCGTTGGCGAGCCGCCGCTTGTCCTGCTGCATGGCTTTGGCACGGATCAAACGATCTGGTCGCGGATGGCGCCGGACCTCTCGGCCAAGCGGCGCGTGATCCTCTACGACCACATTGGATCCGGCGCCTCGGACTTCGCGCGCTATGACGCGGACCGCTATCGCGGCCTGGAAGGCTACGCCGACGACCTTGTGAAGATTCTCGAGGCTCTGGACCTGCGGGACGCCAGCATCGTGGGCCATTCGGTCTCGGGCATGATCTCCCTGCTCGCCAGCCTGCGCACCGATCGGATCGGCCGGCTGATCATGATCGGCGCCTCGCCGCGCTATCTGAACGACGCCGGCTACGAAGGCGGCTTCGATCCGAAGGACGTCGAGGACTTCCTGGGCCTGATGGAGCTGGATTTCCAAGGCTGGGCCCGGGCCCTGGCGCCCCGCGTCATGGACCAGCCCGACAATCCCGCCCTGACCCAGGAGCTGGTCTTCAGCTTCAGCCGCGAGAACGCCGAGCTGACCCGCCGCTTCGCCGAAGCGACCTTCATGTCGGACCATCGCGCGCATCTCTCCGCGTGCAAGGTCCCGACGGCCGTCCTGCAGGCCAAGGCCGACGTGGTCGTTCCGCTGGCCGCGGCGCGCTTTCTGGCCGATCACATCCCGCACGCCCGCCTCGAGGTCATGGACGTCCGAGGGCACTATCCTCAGCTCAGCGCCCCGGCGACCGTCGTCGCCGCCATCGAGCGGTTCCTGGCGGAGACGCCCTCTTGA
- a CDS encoding sensor histidine kinase encodes MSTGDKELGKSAPVGLFEADGDMIIQEANLRMAQMVGLPREDVIGRPLRTLLTRSSQFVYALKVEHALLTEGAAEEIFLELDHADGRPRAVLLTVTPGAEGEGRYGALFSAPERRAYELELIAARQAVVAKINEEKAAQQALSEANERLEQLVAERTAALAQRDLLLREVYHRVKNNLQVVDGLLLMRARRLEDPSAKAAMDELRKRIFALGLVHHQLMGSADLKTFDVGAFLKDLVAHLRLDAPETVTLALDVAPLAVDLDFAAPLGLLVTELTTNAMRHAFPAGSGEINVSLGAQGDGEVVLRVADNGVGLPQDFQKQKTSGLSIVDGLVRQLGGRIEAIQTKGVCWEARLPTPRTA; translated from the coding sequence TTGAGCACCGGCGACAAGGAACTGGGGAAGTCCGCTCCGGTAGGCCTCTTCGAGGCCGACGGAGACATGATCATCCAGGAGGCCAATCTCAGGATGGCCCAGATGGTCGGCTTGCCCCGTGAGGATGTCATCGGTCGTCCCCTGCGGACCCTGCTGACCCGCTCGTCGCAGTTCGTCTATGCGCTGAAGGTCGAGCACGCCCTGCTGACGGAGGGCGCGGCCGAGGAAATCTTCCTGGAGCTCGACCACGCCGATGGACGGCCGCGCGCGGTCCTGCTGACGGTGACGCCGGGCGCCGAGGGTGAAGGCCGATACGGCGCGCTGTTCTCGGCCCCAGAGCGACGCGCCTATGAGCTGGAGCTGATCGCCGCCCGCCAGGCCGTGGTCGCGAAAATCAACGAGGAGAAGGCGGCCCAGCAGGCGCTGAGCGAGGCCAACGAACGGCTCGAGCAGTTGGTCGCCGAACGCACGGCGGCGCTGGCGCAGCGGGACCTTCTGCTGCGCGAGGTCTATCACCGGGTGAAGAACAACCTGCAGGTCGTCGACGGCCTGCTGCTGATGCGGGCGCGAAGGCTTGAGGATCCCTCCGCCAAGGCCGCCATGGATGAACTGCGCAAACGGATCTTCGCCCTGGGCCTGGTGCATCACCAGCTAATGGGCTCGGCGGATCTCAAGACCTTTGACGTCGGGGCGTTCCTGAAGGATCTCGTCGCGCACCTGCGCCTCGACGCGCCCGAGACGGTGACCCTGGCGCTGGACGTCGCCCCGCTGGCCGTCGACCTGGACTTCGCCGCGCCGCTGGGCCTGCTGGTCACCGAGCTGACGACCAACGCCATGAGGCACGCCTTCCCCGCCGGTTCAGGCGAGATCAACGTCAGCCTGGGCGCGCAAGGAGATGGCGAGGTGGTGCTGCGCGTCGCCGACAACGGCGTCGGCCTGCCCCAGGACTTTCAGAAGCAAAAGACCTCGGGACTTTCGATCGTCGACGGGCTGGTCCGACAGCTGGGCGGACGCATCGAGGCGATTCAGACTAAGGGCGTGTGCTGGGAGGCGCGCCTTCCCACGCCGAGGACCGCCTGA